The sequence CGGATTGCTCTGTCTCAGCATAAAAATGAATTCGGAAATGATCGGTTTCAATGGTCTTCCAATCCAACTCAGGATGATTGTAATTCACCTGCCCAAAAGCAATGGACATTAATAAGATGAAACGAAGTTTCATTATTTAATAACGCCCACTTTAATGATCTTTTCTTCGGATTTCCCTTCTCCACTCACGATGACTCTTGCTAAATAAACGCCAGATTCAATATTTGATACATTCCATTTAAGTTCATGATCGTTATTTTTAAATGATTCTCGCCACCAGGATCTTGGATTATCAACTTCAGCAACAAGTGTTTTAGATAATTTCTTTATTGGAAATCCGGATATATCAAAAATATTAATTTCAATAGTTTCAGCAATTCCAAGTCTAATTCGAAATATTACATCTTCACCGTAACTTGGATTTGGGTATGCGTAGGTGAATTCATTTAGAAGCAATTCTTTTTGTCCCGTAGAATCAACCGGAATTTTTAATTTTATTTCCCTTCTTCTATTCGGACCCCCGTCCGGATGTATCCACTCATTACCACCATAATCTTTTAAAACTGAAAGTTGGTAAATTGTTTTTTCTGTTACAATGGACTTCATTCCATCATATTCCCCAATCATTTTTAACTTATCTCCATTAATCATGGAAAATCGTTGAATAGAGTTACCTTCATAATCCAATATTTTGATATTACCATTGGAATCCTGGAAAATCAGCTCTGGATGATTATCATCAAATAAATCAGCCAATAAAATGGGGGGAACCGCATTTGCCGTAATTGGAAAACCACTTTTTAAAATAATATTATTATCGTATCCAAAAATCGCACCTAATGAATCAACTAATACAATATCAACACGACCATCTAAATCAATGTCAACAATTCCAGCATCTATGAGTCCAGAATGTTCAATTAAAGTAGGGGAATTAAAAATAATATTCCTTCTGTAACTATATACAGTAGTACCATCTGATTGATTTCCCGATAATCCAATATGTGGAGGATCGCATCTACTGTAACTATTAGAAGTTTTTGTATATTTTGTAATTTTATCAGGAAAAACATTATAGTCAAAACCATTATAATTAAATCTGACTTCATTCGCAAATTTGAAAGCTCTTATAAATCCTACATTGCATTCATTTATGAAGAAATATTTCCATTTATTGACGAACCTTTTAGAATTATGATTATACGTAAACCATAACACATCAGTTTCAAATCCATTTACACCAACAATTACTAAATCATTTTCACCATTATATAAGTCGTTTTCACTATCATATGGAATAAATACTTCCGTCTCTTTCCATTTATTTTCAATTATTGAAATTGGATTCAATAATCCATTCAATGAATACCATATTGAGTCTCCACCGCCAACAAAATCTAAATCACCGTCACCGTCCACATCCCATTGAAAGAGAATGGATTTATTTTCATCCTTGAGAAATGCCATATCATAACTAGATGAAAGAGTAAACGACATGTTTTCCCCAGCTTTGGAGATATTGCTGATATTTATTCCCGACTTGGCGCCAGAATTGGATTTTGTATTTGGGTGTGTAAATGAAGAAAAATCCATACTCCCATCAGCATTTGCCCGGAAGTATTCTTTATTCTCCCCAAACCACATATCGCCCCAATAGCCGGAAGATGGGTCGGTGAATAAATTAGTAATATAGCCAATATCCTGGGCGCCGTCGGCCTCTTCAAGGTCGATGCCACGTTGCTTACGGTCAGCGTTAACAGAAAACGAACCCAATCCTTCTTGAATTTTCTTTTCATCAATATGCCAAATCAATAATCCTGATGCGGGTAAACCCAAATCATAATTGGGAATATTGGTAATAACACCATACTCATTCTTTTTCACGCCCGCAGAATCCAAAAGGACATTTATAAATGATGGATAATGATTCATTTTTTCCCAGACTGCATAGCGGGAAGAATCGATGTTTACACCATCCCGAAACCAGTTATTTCGATTTTCGATTAAAAAATATTCATCGGCGCCAATGGGAACCTTAGCAATACTGTTTTGGATGCCACTTTGAATGGATATTTTCCCAGGATATTGAAATGTCGTCGCTTCTTCCCACCCTGCAAAAATGCGTGTCCAAGCATTCGGTGGCGCGGGAACAATTCCATGACCATTATTAGATCCTTGATCCATGAGACTGAATACACCCACACCGGAGAGACCCGTTTCTAAATCCCATAATGGCGGCAAACCTACTGCGAATCCAACCATTAAGGCCCATGTTCCCGTAATACTGAACTGCACATTACAAGGATTGTTTAGGGCATCATGTATGGCATCATCCATGAGAATATGGTTTTGAGATTCAGGAAGAATAATCCCCATAGGAATAGAAGCATTGCCGATTTGGATTGGTCCGTCCAAATGGGTATTGACCATATTTTTATCCACAAATGTTGAGGGTATATCTTCTGGTGTTGGATCGAGAAAAGGTAGTTTAAAATCCTGCCCGACGCCGGGATGGATGATGGCAACAAGGTCATATTGACTGAAATCAATTTGGTCCTCGTCAACGGCAACTTGGATGGCATCCCTTAGTAGCTCAGTAATACGTTTTTCATGTTCGTTTTCATTCCCCAACTCATTGTAATAATTCATGGGTTTTTGGATAATATAGCTGCCTTCATTCTCATTTGGGAGAACCACAGAATTTTTCATGTCAAAACCGAACTTCCCATAAGATACGGTCCGGAAATAATTATTTACAGCTTTTACATGGGATTGAAAATAGTTTTTATCGTGCGGCGCAGGGTCAATGGTGTAGTCACCACAAATCGCATTTTGGACAAATTCGTAATTACCGTTTCCTGTAAAACCAGGATAGTCTCCCGGTTCAAATGATATTCGAATGAAGGCTACTTTCAAATCACCCAAAACTTGGGCATTTATGGGTAAATATGCGAAAAGCAGAAAGACCATAGCCAATCTGCATTGAGAAAAGCGGTTCATTTAACTTTTATCTAGAACTGAATGTTCATGGAGAACCGCATTGTATTGGTCAGTGGATGACCGGGCGCTCCTGATGTATATCCAAAATCGAATCCATAATTAGAGAAACGCAACCCTACACCAAATGTTGGATTTTTTATTTTCCCTGTTCTATCGTAATAGTATCCGCCTCTTAAGGCAAAATAAGAAGAATACCAGTATTCCATACCAAAGTTATGCACCAGTTTATCCAATTCATCCTGGATAGAACGGTCGTCAGCAGAGCCCACTTCTTTTTGGCCCCACTCGTTATAAATCCCCCAATTCTCATCGCCGAAAGCAGCACCGTATTCTGTGACAGTATTGAGCATTTCTTCTGCATCGCGGCTACCGTTTCCATTTGCATCTCCAGCCCATTCCCAGCCACCGATTATTTTATCTGCATCCTCCCCACCGGGGGCACGATCGATATCACCGCCCAAAAGCCAATCGTCAACCCAAGAAGTAAAAATCGCCTTAAACAATTTATCTTTATGGGCAATCTCCAATTTTCCATTCCGGTTATAATTAGAATTTTTAGCGCTTTCATCGCCTTTGGAATTATATCCACCAATTAGACCATCTCCATCCCAATCCATATCAGGATAGGATGCAACCAAAAGTTTATCTACATCATATACTAATTTTAAACTGTTAAATTCATTCTTAAATATTTCATAAGCAAACCCGAGGGTCAAATTTGTTGGCTGTGGATCTGCCTGGTCAGGATCGATAAATGATACTTTCGGTCCAATATTAGTCATGGTTACGCCCATATCCATTCGCGGTGTGAGCCATCCCTTATTCATATACCCAAGATCAAAACCAAAATCAATCGACGTACCTTTACCCTTCTCTGCCCCTGTAGCAATTTCTACCAAATGCTGGTAAGAAATTTTAGCATTCATTCCGAAGGCTGATGTGCCCGATAATTTACTGCTATAGGAGAGGGCCGCTGCCATCATGTATGATGTAAATTTTCCCTGGTATTGGGCGAATTCATCCATACGAACCTGTTCACCAAGATTGAGGTAGATCAAATGGCCACCTAGAGTACCAAGGTTTTCGTATTGTTTCCGAAAACCTAGAAATTCATAATACAAGTCATCGGCCAGATTAGGTAACCAATTCACGTGCATAAATGCAATTTCGGAACCTGTTTGAAATGCAAGTCCGGCTGGATTCCAATAACTGGCATAAGCATCATTGGCCACAGCCACTTGTGCTTCACCCATTCCGCCGGCACGAGCGCCGGGAGATATTAGCAGGAATATAGCGCCTGCTTCACTTTGTGCATTGAGGGACGGACTGCTGAAAAGCAGGAGCGTCGCCACAATTGAATATATTCGTCTCATAAAAAGTCCTTTTCCCCGGTTCGGGGTATATTGTTTAGAAGGGTTTATTTCCTTCGGTAATGTGAGAAACGATTCAACCGTTAGCGATATTTTATAAAAACTCCTGTTTGTTACCTAGAAATTACCCTTTTCTCCTCTAACGAGGCAAGGGATTGTACGATATTTATTTTACAGCCCAAGTGGACAGAATAGGGATATACGTTATTATCAAAACACTCAACAACATAACCATAAAAAACGGCAAAGTTGATTTATAGATTGTGGGCATATCCTCATCGAAACGATAAGCGGATAAAAAAAGGTTCATTCCTACAGGAGGTGTTAAAAATCCCAACTCCAGGTTTGCGATAAATATAATGGCTAAATGTATAGGATCAATTCCAAAATAAGCCCCTAGTGGTGTAATCAAAGGAACAACTATAATGATGGCTGAAAAAATATCCATCATACAGCCTACCGCCAATAAGAAGATATTCAGCATTAATAAAAAAACTATTTTGGATGAAATGGTTGTTTTAACCCATGCCAACAATTGCATTGGGATTTGGGCATCCACCATGTAACTCGTCAATCCCATGGCTACCCCAAGAATGATAAGTACACCACCAATTAAGGTTGAACAATCTAGGATAATCTTTTTTATATCCCGCCAATTCAAATCATTATAGATTAATACTTCCACAATAAAAACATATACAGTAGTCATGGCAGCAGTTTCAACCAGTGTGGTGTAGCCACCAAAAATTCCAAATAAAATGAAAAAGGGAATAACTGCTTCCCACTTCGCTTCCCAAAGTGACGTTTTAATATCATGGAAATTTAATTTATGTCGTTTAACCGATTGCACTTTACCTTGCCAAACTGCCCACCCACCAATCATGGCAACGCGTAAAAATCCTGGAATAATTCCCGCAAGGAAGATAGCCTTTACGGAAACTGCTGCAGTAACACCGTAAATAATCAGAGGTAAACTTGGTGGGAATAATAGACCTAATGAACCGGCCACTGTAATGAGACCCAAAGAAAAATGTTTTGAATAGCCTTCCCGAATTAATAATGGAAACAATAATCCGCCTAAAGCCAAAATCGTTACACCAGAACCACCTGTTAAAGCGGTAAAAAACCCACATAAGAGGACGAGTACGACCGGTGTTCCACCGGGAATCCACCCAAACAAAGCTCGGAATAATTTGACTAATCGTTCGGAAGCTTTGCTCTCAGCTAAAATATATCCTGCCAATGTAAATAATGGAATTGTGGGCAATGTGGGTGACACTACAATGCGATATGTTTCCGCCGGTATTGCAGATAATGGTGTATATTCTTGCCAAAAAAAGAGAATGGCCAAACCACCCAAACCAATAAAGATAGGAGCCCCCTTGTAAAGGGAAAATAAAATAAATATGATGCCAATCCACATAAATATGATTGAATCTTGAAACAACTCAATACGGGTAATTGCTGCAATGAGAATTAATCCTATTATTAATAAGCCACGATTTTTCCATCCTTCATATCCATTCATGAATAGATGAATTGCAATTAGAATAAATCCTACCGGCATGACCATTTGAGCGCCCCAACGGGGCAAAAGAGGTGCGATTTTTACTGGATAAGCCATTTCAACTTTGACCAACTCCCAACTTCCAAAAGCCAAAGCTAATATGATAAACAGAGTGGTGACTTTTCCGATAAATTTGAACCAGTTAATCTTTGATTCTGGCTCAAATAAAGGAGTAGTTGTAAGAGATAAAAGTTTATTTCTACGGGCAGCCACAACGGCACCAGCGAAGCCTATCCATAAAGTAAAATGTTGAACAAGTACTGACGAAGCAACCACACCCGTGGTGCCGAACAAACGAGAAATAACCTCAGCGGCGGGAAGAAAAACGAGAGCTACAAATACAAATAAGGTAAAATACTGCTCGATGGATTTGATGTTAAAATAAGCCAAGAGAAATATTTTTTCTTTAGCGAGATTCCATTTCTTTTTTAATTTGCATCAGTTTGTCAAATACTGGTGCATCAATGAGCGAACCCCTAATGTCAGGATACATTTTTTCAATGAGTGACTTCCATTCGACCACCTGTTCGGGCGAGGGCGTATTCACCGTAAGACCATATTCTTTCATCACTTCTACCGCTTTATCAGTTTCATGACGATTCTTTTCCTGGAATCCTTCCCCAATTTTTTGAGCAATCTCAAGCATAGCTTTTTGGTGTTTCGGCTTGATTCGATTCCAAGTTCTATTGTCTATAATAACGGCAGCCGTCAAGTTACCCCATTTCATATTTAGCATATTATCCGCAATGCCAAACAATTGTTGTGATAAAGCATACATGGGATTAAATCCAATTGAGTTGATTAATCC is a genomic window of Candidatus Neomarinimicrobiota bacterium containing:
- a CDS encoding PorV/PorQ family protein produces the protein MRRIYSIVATLLLFSSPSLNAQSEAGAIFLLISPGARAGGMGEAQVAVANDAYASYWNPAGLAFQTGSEIAFMHVNWLPNLADDLYYEFLGFRKQYENLGTLGGHLIYLNLGEQVRMDEFAQYQGKFTSYMMAAALSYSSKLSGTSAFGMNAKISYQHLVEIATGAEKGKGTSIDFGFDLGYMNKGWLTPRMDMGVTMTNIGPKVSFIDPDQADPQPTNLTLGFAYEIFKNEFNSLKLVYDVDKLLVASYPDMDWDGDGLIGGYNSKGDESAKNSNYNRNGKLEIAHKDKLFKAIFTSWVDDWLLGGDIDRAPGGEDADKIIGGWEWAGDANGNGSRDAEEMLNTVTEYGAAFGDENWGIYNEWGQKEVGSADDRSIQDELDKLVHNFGMEYWYSSYFALRGGYYYDRTGKIKNPTFGVGLRFSNYGFDFGYTSGAPGHPLTNTMRFSMNIQF
- a CDS encoding TRAP transporter large permease subunit: MAYFNIKSIEQYFTLFVFVALVFLPAAEVISRLFGTTGVVASSVLVQHFTLWIGFAGAVVAARRNKLLSLTTTPLFEPESKINWFKFIGKVTTLFIILALAFGSWELVKVEMAYPVKIAPLLPRWGAQMVMPVGFILIAIHLFMNGYEGWKNRGLLIIGLILIAAITRIELFQDSIIFMWIGIIFILFSLYKGAPIFIGLGGLAILFFWQEYTPLSAIPAETYRIVVSPTLPTIPLFTLAGYILAESKASERLVKLFRALFGWIPGGTPVVLVLLCGFFTALTGGSGVTILALGGLLFPLLIREGYSKHFSLGLITVAGSLGLLFPPSLPLIIYGVTAAVSVKAIFLAGIIPGFLRVAMIGGWAVWQGKVQSVKRHKLNFHDIKTSLWEAKWEAVIPFFILFGIFGGYTTLVETAAMTTVYVFIVEVLIYNDLNWRDIKKIILDCSTLIGGVLIILGVAMGLTSYMVDAQIPMQLLAWVKTTISSKIVFLLMLNIFLLAVGCMMDIFSAIIIVVPLITPLGAYFGIDPIHLAIIFIANLELGFLTPPVGMNLFLSAYRFDEDMPTIYKSTLPFFMVMLLSVLIITYIPILSTWAVK